In Maridesulfovibrio frigidus DSM 17176, a genomic segment contains:
- a CDS encoding response regulator, giving the protein MSKILVIDDEKATLSMFKMLLSVYGHEVLTAENGEVGIELFAAEKPDLVMTDIKMPGMDGLQVLGKIKAMSPDAEVIVITGHGDMELAIKALNLDATDFLNKPVKREDLEKALQLSAERKAFVTDKQDEVQIDIEGDIAVINVMGSLTSKSDVSLNNVFDKAFSSGCHDLILVFQEKSSINGGGMDTLVESIEKARDHKCKVHIAGLSDNFQSVFESMGISSMASMSETEDEARSKVQAS; this is encoded by the coding sequence GTGAGTAAAATTTTGGTGATAGATGATGAAAAAGCAACTCTCAGTATGTTTAAGATGCTGCTTTCCGTCTACGGTCATGAGGTTCTGACTGCTGAAAATGGCGAAGTTGGAATTGAGCTTTTTGCCGCCGAGAAGCCCGATTTAGTAATGACTGACATCAAAATGCCCGGAATGGATGGCTTACAGGTTCTTGGCAAAATTAAGGCCATGTCGCCAGATGCGGAAGTGATTGTCATTACCGGGCACGGAGATATGGAACTTGCGATCAAGGCTTTAAATCTTGATGCAACAGACTTTCTAAACAAGCCTGTCAAACGGGAAGATCTCGAAAAAGCTTTGCAGCTTTCAGCGGAGCGGAAGGCATTTGTTACTGATAAGCAAGATGAAGTGCAGATTGATATCGAGGGGGACATTGCGGTTATTAACGTGATGGGAAGCCTCACTTCAAAATCAGATGTTTCTTTGAATAATGTTTTCGACAAAGCTTTTAGTAGTGGATGTCACGATTTGATTCTCGTTTTTCAAGAAAAATCTTCCATTAATGGTGGCGGGATGGATACTTTGGTTGAGTCTATTGAGAAGGCTCGCGATCATAAGTGTAAGGTACATATTGCAGGCTTATCGGACAATTTCCAGTCAGTATTCGAGTCTATGGGTATAAGTTCCATGGCTTCAATGTCTGAGACTGAGGATGAAGCAAGAAGTAAAGTGCAAGCTTCCTAG
- a CDS encoding ATP-binding protein: protein MIRFSNLSLKNKIFFSTLGVILMISAVIALLARGILVSSLTSELELRGVAIAHSIAERGGGYILDKKYPELLSLVFDEATLGERQHLITYIFVLSKDEEVLCHTFTTPFPENLDKVNPVAEGGYKSVRLIDFGKSSAYDIAVPIKEGLYRIGTVHVGLSKVHIDKLVTTLRITFLGFISFVVVIIFLISHRLAKYITSPIAKLTQVSDELSRGNFDISLDMLSSDSGWDASECPVYHNTDFPCWHFDQAMFKNDRDLTSTQDSQQCRNCHFYIKRAGDEVVQLADSFRNMVWSIKLYRRRLRESEEKYKSMFDSGPDPILVISCVDFRILDVNPRVSELYGYSRDELIGAEFLLLGPESNVECIKAFEEYGGPSGCIYYPKILHHKKGGSAVYVNMHACPITYKSSPSMIVAIADITEIIEKDAQLVQAAKMKSLGEMSAGVAHEVNQPLNAIKMGSEFLALMAEHGRDVPAHQLSEVANEVSTQVDRAAEIINALRAFGRMADFKVDKIDINAPLRSVLTLVTRQFELKNIIFEVDLTEGLPHIVAQDNRLQQVFFNLVNNARDAISEKREKSGLNTEEHIKISTYGKDREVCVRVSDSGVGITEEVRNKIFEPFFSTKEVGYGMGLGLAITYGIVRDYKGRVDIESDVGKGATFVISFPVASSEA, encoded by the coding sequence ATGATACGGTTTTCCAATCTAAGCCTCAAGAATAAGATCTTTTTCTCGACTCTTGGCGTAATACTGATGATTAGCGCTGTGATTGCCCTTCTGGCGCGCGGCATTCTTGTTTCCTCCCTTACCTCGGAACTTGAACTTCGCGGAGTTGCTATTGCCCATTCTATTGCGGAGCGGGGGGGGGGGTATATTCTAGATAAAAAATATCCTGAACTGCTCAGTCTCGTTTTCGATGAAGCAACGCTTGGAGAGCGACAGCATCTCATAACGTATATCTTTGTTTTGAGTAAGGATGAGGAAGTTCTATGTCATACTTTTACAACTCCATTTCCTGAGAATCTGGACAAGGTTAATCCTGTTGCAGAGGGGGGGTATAAGTCCGTTCGTCTTATCGATTTCGGGAAAAGTTCCGCTTATGATATTGCGGTGCCTATCAAGGAGGGGCTATACCGCATCGGAACCGTTCATGTGGGGCTTAGCAAAGTTCATATTGATAAACTTGTTACAACGCTCCGCATAACTTTTCTCGGGTTTATCTCATTTGTTGTAGTTATCATATTTTTAATAAGTCACAGACTAGCCAAGTATATCACAAGTCCCATCGCAAAACTCACTCAGGTTTCAGATGAACTTTCGCGGGGTAATTTTGATATAAGTCTTGATATGTTATCGAGTGACAGTGGGTGGGATGCTTCAGAGTGTCCTGTTTATCACAATACAGATTTTCCATGCTGGCATTTTGATCAGGCTATGTTTAAAAATGATCGTGACCTAACTTCAACTCAGGATTCGCAGCAATGTCGAAACTGCCATTTTTATATTAAGCGTGCTGGTGATGAAGTTGTTCAGTTGGCAGATAGTTTTAGAAACATGGTTTGGTCCATTAAGCTCTATCGTCGCAGGCTGCGTGAGTCTGAAGAAAAATATAAGTCTATGTTTGATAGCGGACCTGATCCAATTCTTGTCATCTCCTGCGTGGATTTTAGAATTCTTGATGTTAATCCGCGGGTTAGTGAACTTTACGGCTATTCGCGCGATGAGTTGATCGGGGCGGAATTTTTGCTTCTAGGGCCTGAATCAAATGTTGAATGTATTAAGGCTTTTGAAGAATATGGCGGGCCTAGTGGATGTATATATTACCCGAAAATACTTCATCATAAAAAGGGTGGTAGCGCGGTGTATGTTAACATGCATGCTTGTCCGATTACCTATAAAAGTAGTCCTTCGATGATTGTGGCCATTGCGGATATTACAGAAATTATTGAAAAAGATGCCCAGCTAGTGCAGGCCGCCAAAATGAAATCTCTCGGCGAGATGTCTGCCGGTGTTGCTCATGAGGTTAACCAGCCGCTGAATGCAATTAAGATGGGAAGTGAGTTTTTGGCACTAATGGCGGAGCATGGGCGTGATGTTCCGGCCCATCAGCTGAGTGAAGTGGCAAATGAGGTCAGTACTCAAGTTGACCGTGCAGCTGAGATCATTAATGCGCTCAGGGCATTCGGGCGTATGGCTGATTTTAAAGTGGACAAAATTGACATAAATGCTCCTCTTAGAAGTGTGCTCACGCTTGTAACTCGCCAATTTGAATTGAAAAATATAATATTTGAAGTGGACCTTACTGAGGGGTTGCCCCATATTGTCGCACAGGATAATAGGCTACAGCAGGTTTTCTTTAATTTGGTAAATAATGCTCGCGATGCTATTTCTGAGAAGAGAGAAAAAAGCGGCTTGAATACTGAAGAACACATTAAAATAAGTACTTATGGTAAAGACCGTGAAGTCTGCGTTAGGGTTTCTGATTCTGGAGTGGGCATTACCGAAGAGGTTCGGAATAAGATTTTTGAACCCTTCTTTAGTACCAAAGAGGTAGGATATGGCATGGGTTTGGGACTAGCTATAACATATGGAATAGTGCGGGACTACAAAGGTAGAGTTGATATAGAAAGTGATGTCGGAAAAGGGGCAACTTTTGTAATTTCTTTTCCTGTTGCCAGCAGTGAAGCCTAG
- a CDS encoding ABC transporter substrate-binding protein, translating to MKRILLLVLFLLFSCDQGVSVVVHEDKNPGVFPDKVVLGSSLALEGHASYLGTQTLHGALAYINKVNEDGGVHGRQLELVTYDDSYDPPKCLINTQRLIIEDKVFALFGYVGTPTTVKVLPLVEAARIPLLGMFTGANALRKPFNRYVISVRPSYYKETKEAVRHMVQDLGLTKIAVFYQYDAFGFDGLTGTELALKDLGLEPVARGSYTRGSLDVAEGVARIKDSGAQAVFMIGTTVPCILFIKEMNEAGVKPVYYTVSFIGAREFAKHLGDKSDDTVIMSQVVPPFTFSGDVKQSEATEYIDMLKSSYPDDNPSLVGLEGFFNARVLVEGLRRAGPYLTRKRFLDAIESMGNYDLAPGVTISFDGKDHQGMDKVYFTRFNDGHFEVLDNWELLRRSIEK from the coding sequence ATGAAAAGGATTTTATTACTGGTTCTTTTTTTGCTGTTTTCTTGCGACCAAGGCGTTTCTGTTGTTGTTCATGAGGACAAAAATCCAGGCGTCTTTCCTGATAAAGTTGTTTTAGGTTCTTCATTGGCTCTTGAGGGTCATGCCAGCTACCTTGGAACTCAAACCCTTCATGGCGCGTTGGCCTATATTAATAAGGTTAATGAAGATGGTGGGGTGCACGGGCGACAACTTGAACTTGTGACATATGATGATTCCTATGACCCGCCTAAGTGTCTTATAAATACTCAGCGTTTAATTATTGAGGACAAAGTTTTTGCTTTGTTCGGCTATGTGGGAACGCCCACAACTGTAAAGGTTTTACCGTTGGTCGAGGCTGCCCGCATACCTTTACTGGGAATGTTTACTGGAGCCAACGCATTGAGAAAGCCTTTTAACCGCTATGTTATCAGCGTAAGGCCATCGTATTACAAAGAGACTAAAGAAGCTGTACGCCATATGGTGCAGGATTTGGGGCTGACTAAAATTGCGGTTTTTTATCAGTATGATGCTTTTGGCTTTGACGGGCTGACCGGGACTGAGCTGGCCCTGAAAGATCTCGGTCTGGAACCTGTTGCGCGTGGTTCTTATACGAGAGGATCTCTCGACGTTGCTGAAGGCGTTGCGCGCATCAAAGATTCAGGTGCTCAGGCTGTGTTTATGATCGGAACTACTGTTCCGTGTATATTGTTTATTAAGGAGATGAATGAAGCAGGCGTTAAACCTGTTTACTATACGGTTTCTTTTATTGGCGCGCGTGAGTTTGCCAAGCATTTAGGGGATAAATCTGATGATACCGTAATTATGTCACAGGTTGTCCCTCCTTTTACTTTTTCAGGAGATGTCAAACAGTCGGAAGCTACTGAGTATATTGATATGCTTAAGAGTTCCTATCCAGACGATAATCCAAGCTTGGTCGGACTAGAAGGGTTTTTCAATGCGCGGGTCCTTGTTGAAGGTTTGCGCCGCGCCGGGCCTTATTTGACTAGAAAAAGGTTTCTTGATGCTATCGAGTCAATGGGGAATTATGATCTTGCACCGGGGGTGACTATCTCTTTTGACGGCAAGGATCATCAGGGTATGGATAAGGTTTATTTTACCCGCTTTAATGACGGTCATTTTGAAGTTCTTGATAATTGGGAACTGTTACGCCGGAGCATAGAAAAATGA
- a CDS encoding response regulator transcription factor — MGGKILVVDDEVHIRMLLEQTLEELEDDYDIELLTAENGEEGLDVIREEKPDLVFLDIMMPYMNGYEVCQEVREDSNLQDVKIILLTAKGQEVDRKHGLELGAERYMTKPFDPDEILEVAKTILQIKS; from the coding sequence ATGGGCGGAAAAATTCTAGTTGTGGACGATGAAGTTCACATCAGAATGCTTCTAGAACAAACTTTAGAAGAACTGGAAGATGACTACGACATTGAGCTTCTGACCGCTGAAAACGGTGAAGAAGGGCTTGATGTTATTCGTGAGGAAAAACCAGATCTAGTATTTCTAGATATTATGATGCCTTACATGAACGGCTATGAAGTTTGTCAGGAAGTTCGAGAAGATTCCAACTTACAAGATGTTAAAATAATCCTTTTAACAGCAAAAGGGCAGGAAGTAGACAGAAAGCACGGACTCGAACTTGGAGCTGAAAGATATATGACCAAGCCTTTTGATCCTGATGAGATTCTGGAAGTTGCAAAAACAATTTTACAGATTAAAAGCTGA
- a CDS encoding HD domain-containing phosphohydrolase — protein sequence MNAYLKPEARLKKLLKPKKLNAFFEKAARLLPQGSTLCAYIGSIPIFCKSQLPPISEKTILTYIKNPANEDLHIGLSLNNFDEISEKELEQIKAVLDFTAYAIANHIESESSRRMLGKETLAKYRELSLLHRSIVELNNSLRLKDVISALIQECRSSALPANMGAVYLPEENGFTIFDSFGAVRADTFEDLVECSLFKDIIASLRGEILNDVKLDCRCGSKLCNNIKSLLIMPIPSPNICEGVLILTSENINSFNASHLKHVATLASVAGISISNAYNFESIRVLMDALLKALTEAIDARDPFTAGHSERVAYLAVSFSRLLSQDDNHFTDISFTDEQLREILYAGILHDIGKIGIKEEVLTKKTRLPKSMLDIIGMRMKLFGIHNQKEWEHDYKRLKQINLSLSPHQEDLDFIHSISDIKFKINGSSIHLLHPDERECLLVRKGNLTAEERIEIERHPIESQRILEHIPFHDDLSDLLTIIGQHHERLDGSGYPAALKGDEILIQSQIIAIADIYDAITQERHYKPATPQARALKILAEEASEGKLNKNMVDLFISNILEIERGADSINLDRPTSPRFCKIPRSNLN from the coding sequence ATGAATGCTTACTTAAAGCCGGAAGCACGTCTTAAGAAACTCCTTAAACCTAAAAAGTTGAATGCTTTTTTTGAAAAGGCTGCTCGGCTACTGCCTCAAGGTTCTACCCTATGCGCGTACATCGGGAGCATTCCTATTTTTTGCAAGTCGCAATTACCTCCTATTTCTGAAAAAACAATTTTAACCTACATAAAAAACCCTGCCAACGAAGATCTCCACATTGGTCTCTCACTTAATAATTTTGATGAAATATCTGAAAAAGAGCTCGAACAAATAAAAGCTGTGCTCGACTTCACAGCGTACGCCATTGCCAACCACATAGAATCTGAATCATCCAGACGTATGCTGGGAAAGGAAACTTTAGCCAAATACCGTGAGCTATCTCTACTGCACAGGTCTATCGTTGAGCTAAACAATTCTCTTAGATTAAAAGATGTTATCAGTGCTCTTATTCAAGAGTGCAGATCCTCCGCATTACCAGCCAATATGGGTGCTGTGTATCTGCCAGAAGAAAATGGATTTACAATTTTTGACAGCTTCGGCGCTGTCCGCGCAGACACATTTGAAGATCTGGTTGAATGTTCTCTTTTTAAGGATATCATAGCTAGCCTGCGTGGCGAGATACTTAATGATGTGAAGCTGGATTGCCGCTGCGGATCGAAACTATGCAACAACATAAAATCGCTGCTAATCATGCCCATCCCGTCACCAAATATATGTGAAGGTGTACTGATTTTAACATCTGAGAACATTAACTCTTTTAACGCTTCGCATCTAAAACATGTTGCAACACTCGCCTCAGTTGCTGGAATTTCCATCAGTAACGCTTATAACTTTGAATCCATCAGAGTTCTCATGGACGCGCTTCTAAAAGCCCTTACTGAAGCAATTGATGCGCGAGATCCATTCACAGCAGGACATTCTGAAAGGGTTGCTTACTTAGCCGTTTCTTTTTCTCGGTTACTATCTCAAGACGATAATCATTTCACAGATATATCTTTCACAGATGAACAGCTTAGAGAAATTCTCTATGCCGGAATTCTCCATGACATTGGGAAGATAGGCATAAAAGAAGAAGTGCTCACTAAAAAAACACGTCTCCCGAAATCGATGCTGGACATTATCGGAATGCGTATGAAACTTTTTGGCATTCATAACCAAAAGGAATGGGAGCATGATTACAAAAGGTTAAAACAGATCAACCTTTCCTTAAGCCCACATCAGGAAGATTTAGATTTCATTCACAGTATAAGCGATATCAAATTCAAAATTAACGGTTCTTCCATCCACCTACTCCACCCAGATGAGCGGGAATGCCTGCTTGTTCGCAAAGGTAATCTTACTGCGGAAGAAAGGATTGAGATAGAACGTCATCCCATTGAAAGTCAGAGAATATTAGAACATATCCCCTTCCATGACGACCTGTCCGATCTGCTTACGATAATTGGCCAGCACCATGAAAGGTTAGATGGATCAGGATATCCTGCGGCTCTTAAGGGTGACGAAATTCTTATTCAAAGCCAGATCATAGCTATTGCTGACATCTATGACGCGATCACTCAGGAGCGGCATTACAAACCAGCTACCCCGCAAGCCCGTGCTTTGAAAATCCTCGCAGAAGAGGCAAGCGAAGGAAAGCTTAACAAAAATATGGTTGACCTCTTCATCAGCAATATACTTGAGATCGAGCGCGGAGCTGACTCCATTAACCTTGATCGCCCCACATCTCCAAGATTCTGCAAAATTCCAAGAAGTAACTTAAACTAA
- a CDS encoding ABC transporter substrate-binding protein — protein sequence MTKLYFKTILMTIAIVMLCSPARAADSKATLKPILLGMSAAFTGPSRGLGIEVFRGSQAYFDQVNAAGGILGHKVVIKYYDDGYNPLPAIRNTIKLIERDNVLCLFNYVGTPTVTRVLPVIKHFNANRPVFLFFPFTGAQPQREFPYEEYVFNLRASYRQETWGLVHNLLEIGRKRIAVLYQADAYGRSGWDGIRTALNKNDLKIVAEATYKRGANFKESMNRQVEILSEAKPDAIIIVGAYAASAAFIRDARDAGLNIPICNLSFVGSENMLQHLSDHETKTGKNYTENLINSQTVPSYEDTSLSAVRDYRKVMTETPPAPPEGFGKGYKPLQFSFISFEGYLTAKVMTEVIERMMLREHYGSLYAATLSIRNLNIGIGTDINFGRGKHQGLDKIYYTTVSDDKFVPLINWKRWSK from the coding sequence ATGACCAAGTTATACTTCAAAACAATCCTTATGACGATAGCCATCGTCATGCTCTGCTCTCCAGCTAGAGCTGCCGATTCAAAAGCAACACTGAAACCTATTCTTCTAGGAATGTCTGCAGCCTTCACCGGACCAAGCAGAGGCCTCGGAATTGAAGTCTTCAGAGGTTCGCAGGCATATTTCGACCAAGTTAACGCGGCGGGAGGAATCCTCGGGCACAAAGTTGTCATCAAGTATTACGATGATGGCTACAACCCTCTCCCTGCAATCAGAAATACAATCAAATTAATTGAAAGAGATAATGTTCTATGTTTGTTCAACTATGTAGGAACCCCTACAGTAACAAGAGTGCTCCCTGTCATTAAGCACTTTAATGCAAATAGACCTGTCTTCCTCTTTTTTCCATTCACCGGAGCCCAGCCTCAAAGGGAATTTCCCTACGAAGAATATGTATTCAACCTTCGCGCCTCTTATCGACAAGAGACGTGGGGACTAGTGCATAATTTATTAGAAATAGGACGAAAGCGAATCGCGGTTTTATATCAGGCAGATGCCTACGGCCGCAGTGGTTGGGATGGAATAAGGACAGCGCTAAACAAAAATGACCTGAAAATAGTAGCTGAAGCCACCTATAAAAGAGGTGCTAATTTTAAAGAATCTATGAATCGTCAAGTTGAAATACTTTCTGAAGCAAAGCCTGACGCCATTATCATAGTTGGAGCATACGCAGCCAGCGCGGCTTTTATCAGAGATGCGAGAGACGCCGGGCTAAATATTCCAATATGCAACCTATCTTTCGTCGGCAGCGAAAACATGCTGCAGCACCTGTCGGATCATGAAACGAAAACCGGCAAAAATTACACTGAAAACCTGATAAACTCTCAGACCGTTCCAAGTTATGAAGACACTTCTCTGAGTGCCGTCCGCGACTACAGAAAAGTAATGACAGAAACTCCTCCGGCTCCACCAGAAGGATTTGGAAAGGGGTATAAGCCTCTGCAATTCAGCTTTATCAGCTTCGAAGGGTACTTAACTGCCAAAGTAATGACCGAAGTAATCGAACGTATGATGCTCCGCGAACACTATGGAAGTCTCTACGCGGCAACATTATCCATACGCAACCTGAATATCGGAATAGGTACAGACATAAACTTCGGGCGTGGAAAGCATCAGGGGCTTGACAAGATATACTACACCACTGTTTCAGACGACAAATTCGTACCGCTTATAAACTGGAAGAGGTGGAGCAAATGA
- a CDS encoding ATP-binding protein, producing MTIKTRMSKIFQKTILLNFALFGVISISMSLMSALTLYNHMVDEYISKGKAIASSIASSSVEILLNRDASTIQSMIDQFKTIDGAAYVYVQDDNGEIISHTFVPCIPEKLKHSSTHPDEISVREIELPEAGTVIDITKPVLAGMAGYVHVGMDKELITKYVWIAIAKLQVVMFFIFWASVFLLYMTVNRISEPLNKLTEYAKKLANHDFTASVDITSKDEIGLLADTMQNMASELTTIIAGLERAVTNATSELQDTLTYMEVIMDNLADGLLVVDVYGKISLTNPALSDLFDLEGNDVKGKEIKHFFSDEMNQLFNLVKGCEHEVYTSEISLSKRRTCKAVATPIHKKNPKDGSLQCLGAVILVRDITYEKEVDNLKTDFISTVSHELRTPMTSILGFAKIIKKKLNKSVYPQCQTTEVKTQRAMDQVQDNIGIIVSEGERLTDLINDVLDIAKMESGKIDWKNTAIDMEEVIKLSGQTTAPLWQSKDLELIIDVEEDLPTIFGDRDRIMQVMVNLISNAVKFTRAGSITCTARSHDSEILVSVSDTGTGITPEDQKKIFERFKQVGDTLTGKPKGTGLGLPICKQIVEHHNGRIWVDSKFSEGSSFHFTLSKGLQDVSVNQIPSAVAINSVGRRPGKKDSPLILVADDDPALNEFLSQILEEEGYRIITAVDGVDAVQKAKTRMPQLITMDLKMPKMDGAEAIRQLRLDPSTRHIPVIVISALAEGQQAGGDAALIKPIDDKRLIETIHGMLQEDLIMTDPCMVLGKEAVDPVQNLLVICPGKINYCAPTELWNQISSGFKGTLFIPAKISTTLDLDKISRVPDVQLVIIPDN from the coding sequence ATGACAATTAAAACGAGAATGTCAAAAATATTCCAAAAGACTATACTCCTGAACTTTGCGTTGTTCGGAGTGATCTCAATATCGATGTCATTGATGTCCGCGCTTACCCTCTATAATCATATGGTCGATGAATACATCAGTAAAGGGAAGGCTATCGCCAGCAGTATTGCTAGCTCCAGCGTAGAGATTTTGCTCAATAGAGATGCGTCCACTATCCAGTCCATGATTGATCAATTTAAAACAATCGACGGTGCGGCCTACGTATATGTTCAAGACGATAACGGGGAAATAATATCGCATACCTTTGTTCCCTGCATTCCTGAGAAACTTAAACACAGCAGCACACATCCCGACGAAATATCTGTAAGAGAAATAGAACTTCCGGAAGCAGGCACCGTAATAGATATTACCAAGCCTGTTCTTGCCGGAATGGCAGGATACGTCCACGTCGGGATGGATAAAGAATTAATCACAAAGTACGTGTGGATTGCTATCGCTAAATTACAAGTGGTAATGTTTTTTATATTCTGGGCCAGTGTATTTCTGCTGTATATGACCGTAAACCGAATATCTGAACCGCTTAATAAATTGACGGAATATGCCAAAAAACTTGCAAATCATGACTTTACGGCTTCAGTAGATATAACTTCCAAAGACGAAATAGGACTTCTTGCCGATACAATGCAAAATATGGCGTCCGAACTTACGACGATCATTGCTGGCCTTGAAAGAGCTGTAACGAACGCGACAAGTGAGTTGCAGGATACTCTCACCTACATGGAAGTAATCATGGACAATCTGGCTGACGGATTGCTCGTGGTTGATGTGTATGGGAAAATATCCCTCACCAATCCGGCCCTTTCGGATCTCTTCGATTTAGAGGGTAATGATGTAAAAGGTAAAGAAATAAAACACTTCTTCTCCGATGAAATGAACCAACTTTTCAATTTGGTAAAAGGGTGCGAGCATGAGGTTTACACCTCTGAAATAAGCCTCAGTAAAAGACGCACATGCAAAGCTGTAGCAACTCCTATCCACAAAAAAAACCCTAAAGACGGTTCCTTACAGTGCCTTGGTGCTGTAATATTAGTAAGAGATATTACATATGAAAAAGAAGTTGATAATCTAAAAACTGACTTTATTTCAACTGTCTCGCATGAGCTGCGAACTCCGATGACTTCCATTTTAGGCTTTGCAAAAATCATTAAAAAGAAACTTAATAAATCGGTATATCCACAGTGTCAGACCACAGAAGTAAAAACTCAGAGAGCTATGGATCAAGTGCAGGATAATATAGGTATCATTGTCTCTGAGGGTGAACGTTTAACTGACCTCATTAATGATGTGCTTGATATTGCAAAAATGGAGTCTGGAAAAATTGATTGGAAAAATACCGCTATAGATATGGAAGAAGTCATTAAACTTTCGGGACAAACAACTGCCCCACTTTGGCAATCTAAGGACCTGGAATTGATTATTGATGTCGAGGAAGACCTGCCTACCATATTCGGAGATCGCGACAGAATCATGCAGGTTATGGTCAACCTCATTTCAAATGCGGTCAAGTTTACTCGCGCGGGTTCTATAACCTGTACAGCTCGCTCCCACGACAGTGAAATATTAGTCAGCGTAAGCGACACAGGAACAGGAATAACACCTGAGGATCAAAAGAAAATTTTTGAAAGATTTAAACAAGTCGGTGATACTTTAACCGGAAAGCCAAAGGGAACTGGACTCGGACTGCCTATCTGTAAACAGATAGTTGAGCATCATAATGGGCGAATCTGGGTTGATAGCAAATTCAGCGAAGGAAGTTCTTTCCACTTTACTTTGTCTAAAGGACTTCAGGACGTAAGCGTAAACCAGATACCTTCTGCTGTTGCAATAAACTCTGTAGGCAGACGGCCCGGGAAAAAAGATAGTCCGTTGATCCTTGTTGCTGACGATGATCCCGCGCTGAATGAATTCCTTTCGCAAATACTGGAAGAGGAAGGCTATAGAATAATAACTGCAGTTGATGGCGTTGACGCTGTTCAAAAAGCTAAAACACGGATGCCGCAGCTTATAACGATGGATCTTAAAATGCCAAAGATGGACGGGGCAGAAGCCATCAGACAACTTCGCCTTGACCCTTCAACCCGCCATATTCCGGTTATTGTCATCAGTGCACTGGCCGAAGGTCAGCAAGCAGGTGGAGATGCAGCTCTCATTAAGCCGATTGATGATAAGAGATTGATTGAGACTATCCACGGAATGCTCCAAGAAGACTTAATCATGACAGATCCATGCATGGTGCTGGGCAAAGAAGCTGTTGACCCAGTTCAAAACTTACTCGTTATCTGTCCTGGAAAAATAAATTACTGCGCCCCTACTGAATTATGGAACCAAATATCCTCAGGCTTTAAAGGGACTTTGTTTATACCAGCTAAAATAAGTACAACTTTGGATCTTGATAAAATATCTAGAGTACCAGATGTACAGCTTGTCATAATACCTGACAACTGA
- a CDS encoding putative molybdenum carrier protein, which yields MEIPATYETEEYKSCNRCSWTGPLDAFDLIPALISSFVRVRCPNCGELLLIEAESFQAEPFILPKGFTIISGGQTGVDRGALDAAIHLGIPHGGWCPGGRKAEDGKIPAKYKLSEMAASQYWKRTEQNVLDSDGTLVFPGKLKSKGTALTIRLAKKHNKPLAVIPIDSPATDSTLLAWLKATQIKVLNIAGPRESGSKGISTATKMLLIGALKPALQKNYFVADAIKKQLYSSDLNSTVPNIFRS from the coding sequence ATGGAAATACCCGCAACGTATGAAACTGAAGAATATAAGTCGTGCAACAGATGTTCATGGACAGGCCCACTGGATGCTTTTGATCTCATACCAGCTCTGATTAGTAGCTTTGTAAGAGTCAGATGTCCCAATTGCGGAGAATTGCTGCTTATAGAAGCAGAGTCCTTTCAAGCCGAGCCATTTATCCTGCCTAAAGGATTCACCATAATATCTGGAGGGCAAACAGGCGTTGACCGTGGAGCCTTAGATGCGGCGATACACTTAGGAATTCCGCATGGTGGATGGTGCCCCGGAGGAAGGAAAGCTGAAGACGGCAAAATACCAGCTAAGTATAAACTCAGCGAAATGGCTGCTAGTCAATACTGGAAGAGAACGGAACAGAATGTTCTTGATTCAGATGGGACGTTAGTTTTTCCTGGAAAATTAAAATCAAAGGGAACAGCCCTGACTATACGGCTTGCTAAAAAACACAATAAACCTCTGGCTGTAATTCCTATCGACTCCCCAGCAACGGATTCAACTCTCCTTGCATGGCTTAAAGCAACACAGATAAAAGTGCTAAACATAGCTGGACCAAGAGAAAGTGGAAGTAAGGGGATAAGTACCGCGACAAAAATGCTCCTGATAGGCGCACTAAAGCCAGCTCTGCAAAAAAACTATTTTGTAGCGGATGCAATTAAAAAGCAGCTCTACTCGAGCGACCTGAATTCTACTGTTCCCAACATATTTCGCAGTTGA